The following are from one region of the Gossypium hirsutum isolate 1008001.06 chromosome D03, Gossypium_hirsutum_v2.1, whole genome shotgun sequence genome:
- the LOC107949493 gene encoding AUGMIN subunit 1 isoform X1, whose product MPPGKKSLISNTLREALLICTIWLPSRRQRLKLPTLLPTIFARKPPNTVLKALLNRVGYTPEINHGVLVEMAEHRKDLEKKTKPILDTLRSYQDLPPDKALAALAIEDKKRQYAAAEKYLEDVLQSALATSD is encoded by the exons ATGCCGCCGGGAAAGAAGTCCCTGATTTCGAATACACTCCGCGAAGCATTGCTCATTTGTACAATCTGGCTACCGTCTCGCAGGCAAAGACTCAAGCTGCCAACATTGTTGCCAACGATTTTCGCCAGAAAGCCGCCGAATACCGTTCTCAAG GCATTACTGAATCGTGTGGGCTACACACCTGAAATTAATCATGGGGTGTTGGTTGAAATGGCCGAACACAGGAAGGACTTAGAGAAGAAGACCAAACCCATCTTAGATACTTTGAGGAGCTACCAGGACCTACCTCCG GATAAAGCTTTAGCTGCCTTAGCAATTGAGGACAAGAAAAGGCAGTATGCTGCTGCTGAAAAATACCTGGAAGATGTGTTGCAATCAGCCCTTGCTACGTCAGATTGA
- the LOC107949493 gene encoding AUGMIN subunit 1 isoform X2, whose protein sequence is MAEHRKDLEKKTKPILDTLRSYQDLPPDKALAALAIEDKKRQYAAAEKYLEDVLQSALATSD, encoded by the exons ATGGCCGAACACAGGAAGGACTTAGAGAAGAAGACCAAACCCATCTTAGATACTTTGAGGAGCTACCAGGACCTACCTCCG GATAAAGCTTTAGCTGCCTTAGCAATTGAGGACAAGAAAAGGCAGTATGCTGCTGCTGAAAAATACCTGGAAGATGTGTTGCAATCAGCCCTTGCTACGTCAGATTGA